The following proteins are co-located in the Deinococcus metallilatus genome:
- a CDS encoding thiamine pyrophosphate-dependent dehydrogenase E1 component subunit alpha, which produces MIQPFTSDPLQWVAEDGRPIRELPARFTPGVLRDLYREMVRAREFDKKLVTLLRQGRTTFYAQASGMEATQVGLARSIRAGHDWVWPYYRDHALALALGVPMLDLVSQCLGTNSDLCRGRQMPHHFGAARQNLVSISSSIASQVPPAAGNAMAQKYLGVDEITVCTFGDGATSEGDWHAGMNMAGAAQAPCLFVCENNQWAISTNLRAQTASENIHIKAKAYGMPGYYVDGNDIVAVIEVLSQVAEQVRAGNGPALVECLTYRIGSHSNADADAEKNYRTREEVNAWLARDPIVRVERLLDHLGAPVSAEERADLISAAHREVDEAVLKAEASGQPDWRIMFEDVYADLPVHLREQAAFLRAEQEGVQA; this is translated from the coding sequence ATGATTCAGCCGTTCACGTCTGACCCCTTGCAGTGGGTCGCAGAAGACGGCCGTCCAATCCGGGAACTGCCCGCCCGCTTCACCCCCGGGGTGCTGCGTGACCTGTACCGCGAGATGGTGCGGGCGCGGGAGTTCGACAAGAAACTCGTCACCCTGCTGCGGCAGGGCCGCACGACCTTCTACGCGCAGGCCAGCGGCATGGAGGCCACCCAGGTCGGCCTGGCCCGCTCCATCCGGGCCGGGCACGACTGGGTCTGGCCGTATTACCGCGACCACGCGCTGGCGCTGGCGCTGGGCGTGCCGATGCTGGACCTGGTCAGCCAGTGCCTCGGCACCAATTCCGACCTGTGCCGGGGCCGCCAGATGCCCCACCACTTCGGGGCGGCGCGGCAGAATCTGGTGTCCATCAGTTCGTCTATCGCGTCGCAGGTGCCGCCTGCCGCGGGAAACGCGATGGCGCAGAAGTACCTCGGCGTGGACGAGATCACCGTCTGCACCTTCGGGGACGGCGCGACCAGCGAGGGCGACTGGCACGCGGGCATGAACATGGCGGGCGCGGCCCAGGCGCCCTGCCTTTTCGTCTGCGAGAACAACCAGTGGGCGATCAGCACCAACCTGCGTGCCCAGACGGCCAGCGAGAACATCCACATCAAGGCCAAGGCTTACGGGATGCCGGGCTACTACGTGGACGGCAACGACATCGTGGCGGTGATCGAAGTGCTGTCGCAGGTGGCCGAACAGGTGCGCGCCGGAAACGGTCCCGCCCTGGTCGAATGCCTGACCTACCGCATCGGTTCGCACAGCAACGCCGACGCCGACGCCGAGAAGAACTACCGCACGCGTGAGGAAGTGAACGCCTGGCTGGCGCGTGATCCTATCGTGCGCGTGGAGCGGCTGCTGGACCATCTGGGCGCTCCCGTGAGTGCCGAGGAACGCGCCGACCTGATCAGCGCGGCCCACCGCGAGGTGGACGAGGCCGTGCTGAAGGCGGAGGCCAGCGGGCAACCCGACTGGCGGATCATGTTCGAAGACGTGTACGCGGACCTGCCGGTCCATCTGCGCGAGCAGGCCGCCTTCCTGCGCGCCGAGCAAGAGGGGGTGCAGGCATGA
- a CDS encoding alpha-ketoacid dehydrogenase subunit beta, protein MTATQSKPAASGSAGETRTLTLIQAITEAMQEELARDERVVVFGEDVGARGGVFLATAGLQEQFGQKRVFDTPLSEASIVGAAVGMAVRGLRPIAEIQFADYMGPGFDQIISQAAKIRYRSGGQFSAPLVIRTPSGGGVKGGHHHSQSPESYFTHTPGLKVVMPSTPYDAKGLLKAAVRGGDPVIYFEPKRLYRAVKGQVPTHDYTVELGKGAVRREGTDLTIIGYGGVMPDAEKAAQALAAEGVQAEVIDLRSLVPWDRDLVLTSVAKTGRAVLVSEAPRTSNFMGEVAYVIQEHLFDQLLAPVMQVAGFDTPYPYVQDKVYLPGANRIAAACVRALNY, encoded by the coding sequence ATGACGGCCACCCAGTCCAAACCGGCGGCCAGCGGCAGCGCCGGGGAAACGCGCACCCTGACCCTGATCCAGGCGATCACCGAGGCCATGCAGGAGGAACTCGCCCGCGACGAGCGCGTGGTCGTGTTCGGGGAGGACGTGGGGGCACGCGGCGGCGTGTTCCTGGCGACGGCGGGCTTGCAGGAACAGTTCGGCCAGAAGCGCGTTTTCGATACCCCGCTCTCCGAGGCGAGCATCGTCGGGGCAGCGGTCGGGATGGCGGTGCGCGGTCTGCGCCCCATCGCCGAAATCCAGTTCGCGGACTACATGGGGCCGGGCTTCGACCAGATCATCAGCCAGGCGGCCAAGATTCGTTACCGCAGCGGCGGGCAGTTCAGCGCGCCCCTGGTGATCCGCACGCCCTCCGGCGGCGGCGTGAAGGGCGGGCACCACCACAGCCAGAGCCCCGAGAGCTACTTCACGCACACCCCCGGCCTCAAGGTCGTGATGCCCAGCACCCCCTACGACGCCAAAGGGCTGCTGAAGGCCGCCGTGCGCGGGGGCGACCCGGTGATCTACTTCGAACCCAAGCGCCTCTACCGCGCCGTGAAGGGCCAGGTGCCGACCCACGACTACACGGTCGAACTCGGCAAGGGCGCCGTGCGCCGCGAGGGGACCGACCTGACCATCATCGGCTACGGCGGCGTGATGCCCGACGCCGAGAAGGCTGCCCAAGCGCTGGCCGCCGAGGGCGTGCAGGCGGAAGTCATCGACCTGCGCTCGCTGGTTCCCTGGGACCGCGACCTGGTGCTAACCAGTGTGGCCAAGACTGGCCGCGCGGTGCTGGTCAGCGAGGCCCCGCGCACCTCGAACTTCATGGGCGAGGTGGCGTACGTGATTCAGGAGCACCTGTTCGACCAGCTCCTCGCGCCGGTCATGCAGGTCGCGGGCTTCGACACGCCGTACCCTTACGTGCAGGACAAGGTGTACCTCCCCGGCGCGAACCGGATCGCGGCGGCCTGCGTGCGGGCGCTGAACTACTGA
- a CDS encoding dihydrolipoamide acetyltransferase family protein: MKEVLLPELAESVVEGEILKWLVQEGETVALEQPLCEVMTDKVTVELPSPFAGVLERRLAQEGDVVAVHAPIALIAEPGEAARGGGESVHNAAASTAPSATQAIQETGENPTTTDATLPTQAAEEREQVGGSIVEAGHAAAKSDDDASLFKAFSSDETVKVQGLGTRGASSGGTAVLTRPAQTSAPVRPDGRVLAVPAARQLARELGVELAQVQGSGPNGRVRVQDVLAHQQGQQAAPTPAPQAAPVSPEPQPTPAPAARGAGGMPVPPVQYRTPKGYEHLEDRVPLRGMRRAISNQMQASHLYTVRTLTVDEVNLDKLVAFRSRVKDEALAAGVKLSYLPFIFKAVAVALRKYPSLNSSFDEATGDIVMKRYFNIGMAVATDAGLTVPVLRDVNRKSIFELAREVSDLAARAQAGKLTPDELAGSTFSVTNIGSIGALFSFPIINVPDAAILGVHSIQKRPIVNEQGEIVAAHMMYLSLSFDHRLVDGAEAARFCKEVIRMLENPDRLMLEAM, from the coding sequence ATGAAAGAAGTGCTCCTGCCCGAACTCGCCGAGAGCGTGGTCGAGGGCGAAATCCTGAAGTGGCTGGTGCAGGAGGGCGAGACGGTCGCCCTGGAACAGCCCCTCTGCGAAGTGATGACCGACAAGGTCACGGTCGAACTCCCCAGCCCCTTCGCGGGCGTTCTGGAGCGGCGGCTGGCCCAGGAGGGCGACGTGGTGGCCGTCCACGCCCCCATCGCCCTGATCGCTGAACCCGGCGAGGCGGCCCGTGGGGGAGGGGAGAGCGTTCACAACGCGGCGGCCAGCACGGCCCCCAGCGCCACCCAGGCCATTCAGGAAACGGGCGAGAATCCCACCACCACCGACGCCACTCTGCCGACCCAGGCCGCCGAGGAACGCGAGCAGGTCGGCGGCAGCATCGTGGAGGCCGGGCACGCGGCCGCGAAGAGTGACGACGATGCGAGCCTCTTCAAGGCCTTTTCCTCCGACGAGACGGTGAAGGTGCAGGGCCTGGGGACACGGGGCGCCAGCAGCGGGGGAACGGCGGTCCTGACCCGCCCCGCCCAGACCAGCGCGCCCGTCCGCCCGGATGGCCGCGTCCTCGCCGTGCCCGCCGCCCGCCAGTTGGCCCGCGAACTCGGCGTGGAGCTGGCGCAGGTCCAGGGGAGCGGTCCCAACGGGCGCGTGCGCGTTCAGGACGTGCTGGCGCACCAGCAGGGCCAGCAGGCGGCTCCGACTCCCGCACCCCAGGCGGCCCCCGTGTCTCCGGAGCCTCAACCTACCCCCGCGCCTGCCGCCAGGGGCGCCGGTGGAATGCCCGTCCCACCCGTGCAGTACCGCACCCCGAAGGGCTACGAGCATCTGGAAGACCGGGTGCCGCTGCGGGGAATGCGCCGCGCGATCTCCAACCAGATGCAGGCCAGCCACCTCTACACCGTCCGCACGCTGACGGTGGACGAGGTGAACCTGGACAAGCTGGTGGCGTTCCGCAGCCGCGTGAAGGACGAGGCCCTGGCGGCGGGCGTCAAGCTCAGCTACCTGCCCTTCATCTTCAAGGCGGTGGCGGTGGCCCTGCGCAAGTACCCCAGCCTCAACTCCTCCTTCGACGAGGCGACGGGCGACATCGTGATGAAGCGCTACTTCAATATCGGCATGGCGGTCGCGACGGACGCGGGGCTGACGGTGCCGGTGCTGCGCGACGTGAACCGGAAGAGCATCTTCGAGCTGGCGCGGGAGGTCAGTGACCTGGCGGCGCGTGCCCAGGCCGGGAAGCTCACGCCGGACGAGCTGGCGGGCAGCACCTTCAGCGTCACCAACATCGGCTCCATCGGGGCGCTGTTCTCCTTCCCAATCATCAACGTGCCGGACGCCGCCATCCTGGGCGTGCATTCGATTCAGAAGCGCCCCATCGTCAACGAGCAGGGCGAGATCGTGGCCGCGCACATGATGTACCTCTCCCTGAGCTTCGACCACCGGCTGGTGGACGGGGCCGAGGCCGCCCGCTTCTGCAAGGAAGTGATCCGGATGCTGGAGAACCCCGACCGACTGATGCTGGAAGCGATGTAA
- a CDS encoding response regulator transcription factor — MLAQILVVEDDPHLGPLLKDYLSADYQVQHAATLRDAQAWLGTHSPQLILLDLNLPDGDGLDLVQALRQYASTPVLVLSARSGVQERVAGLNAGADDYLTKPFAMPELDARITALLRRTAAGTGVNLGNTSLSTSSLLLTVNDKNVNLTEHEARILELMMRTPERVFSRADIEAHLYGWETPNSNSVEVRISQLRKKLEQAGSDLRIRTIRNVGYVLQT, encoded by the coding sequence ATGCTCGCCCAGATTCTCGTGGTGGAGGACGACCCGCACCTCGGGCCGCTCCTCAAGGACTACCTTTCCGCCGATTACCAGGTCCAGCACGCCGCCACCCTCAGAGACGCGCAGGCGTGGCTGGGCACCCACTCGCCGCAACTGATCCTGCTCGACCTGAACCTGCCCGACGGCGACGGCCTGGATCTGGTGCAGGCGCTGCGGCAGTACGCCAGCACGCCGGTGCTGGTGCTCTCGGCCAGAAGCGGCGTGCAGGAGCGGGTCGCGGGCCTGAACGCGGGCGCCGACGACTACCTCACCAAGCCCTTCGCGATGCCGGAACTCGACGCGCGCATCACGGCCCTGCTGCGCCGCACCGCCGCCGGGACGGGCGTGAACCTGGGCAACACCAGCCTCTCGACCAGCAGCCTGCTCCTCACCGTGAACGACAAGAACGTGAACCTCACCGAGCACGAGGCGCGCATTCTGGAACTGATGATGCGCACGCCCGAGCGGGTCTTCTCGCGTGCGGACATCGAGGCGCACCTGTACGGCTGGGAGACGCCGAACAGCAACAGCGTCGAGGTGCGGATTTCCCAGCTCCGCAAGAAGCTGGAGCAGGCGGGCAGCGACCTGCGGATTCGGACCATCCGCAATGTCGGATATGTGCTGCAAACGTAA
- a CDS encoding sensor histidine kinase produces the protein MRSARVAWRHSLRFRLALVYTLVALALISMIGLGVMTLLLRQMDSQFQTRLNERADTLAEAFLGGGQNLGKSPGGAGTYTMIIDEKGQVLAATPSLRQYEKAPFPFAGQAEVQLNGSPARTATRKLGDFGTLWMALPEDALVDARQSATRALLLALLVTPVLMLIAGWWVGRRALADLGAAADLADRIDPTRSVATLPLPAREDEVHRLLAALNRLLVRIEAVQAREKQLLGQIVHELGAPLTVLKASLTRASERTHDPEVMRAALVADELTFTAQDLMQLARGHLEMKVAWHFIPAMALRGRLDRLVPGTGFAGDWGGMLLCDPDRLTQALRNLLANARRAAGPDGTVTLSLTETSDHVTFTVRDSGPGLPAELGERIFEPFISGSGSSGLGLSVARQIARLHGGALTAGNAAEGGAEFVLTLPGAALGDDEEEAAPAEAAPSA, from the coding sequence GTGAGAAGCGCGCGGGTCGCCTGGCGGCACAGCCTGCGCTTCCGGCTGGCGCTGGTGTATACGCTGGTGGCGCTGGCCCTGATCAGCATGATCGGCCTGGGCGTGATGACGCTGCTGCTGCGCCAGATGGATTCCCAGTTCCAGACCCGGCTGAATGAGCGTGCGGACACGCTGGCGGAAGCCTTTCTGGGAGGCGGGCAGAACCTCGGGAAGTCGCCGGGCGGCGCGGGCACCTACACCATGATCATCGACGAAAAGGGCCAGGTGCTGGCCGCCACCCCCAGCCTGCGCCAGTACGAGAAGGCCCCCTTTCCCTTCGCGGGACAGGCGGAGGTGCAGCTCAACGGGTCGCCCGCCCGCACCGCGACCCGCAAGCTGGGCGACTTCGGCACGCTGTGGATGGCGCTGCCCGAAGACGCCCTGGTCGACGCCCGCCAGAGCGCCACCCGCGCCCTGCTGCTGGCCCTGCTGGTCACGCCGGTCCTGATGCTGATCGCGGGCTGGTGGGTGGGCCGCCGCGCCCTGGCCGACCTGGGCGCCGCCGCCGACCTCGCCGACCGCATCGACCCCACCCGCAGCGTTGCCACCCTGCCCCTCCCAGCCCGCGAGGACGAGGTCCACCGCCTGCTCGCGGCGCTGAACCGGCTGCTGGTCCGCATCGAGGCGGTGCAGGCCCGCGAGAAGCAGCTCCTGGGGCAGATCGTCCACGAACTCGGCGCGCCGCTGACCGTCCTGAAGGCCAGCCTGACCCGCGCCAGCGAACGCACCCACGATCCCGAGGTCATGCGGGCCGCCCTGGTCGCCGACGAGCTGACCTTTACCGCCCAGGACCTGATGCAACTGGCCCGCGGCCACCTGGAGATGAAGGTGGCGTGGCACTTCATTCCCGCCATGGCGCTGCGTGGGCGGCTCGACCGGCTGGTGCCGGGCACGGGCTTCGCGGGCGACTGGGGCGGCATGCTGCTGTGCGACCCCGACCGGCTGACCCAGGCGCTGCGCAACCTGCTCGCCAACGCGCGCCGCGCCGCCGGGCCGGACGGCACCGTCACCCTGAGCCTGACCGAAACGTCCGACCACGTGACCTTTACGGTGAGGGACAGCGGTCCCGGCCTGCCCGCCGAACTCGGGGAGCGTATCTTCGAGCCATTTATCAGCGGGAGCGGCAGCAGCGGCCTGGGCCTGAGCGTGGCGCGGCAGATCGCCCGGCTGCACGGCGGCGCCCTGACGGCGGGCAACGCGGCGGAAGGCGGCGCCGAGTTCGTCCTGACCCTCCCCGGCGCGGCCCTCGGCGACGACGAGGAAGAGGCGGCCCCGGCAGAAGCGGCCCCGAGCGCCTGA
- the dprA gene encoding DNA-processing protein DprA — protein MTLTTDQAELHALLTLRFTPGLGPRRTENLRRHFGSAEAALKAPLTALRDVPGLDSRSVAGIGTAKPREQAEAELGKARQEGVTLLGRGLPGYPPALEALDDPPPVLWVQGNLPDLAVVPRAVGIVGTRGASPHALSLTRTLAADLARAGVVVVSGLARGVDTAAHEASVEAGGVSVGVLGSAVNVIYPGENVGLARRLTLVSEYPLGTGPAQHHFPTRNRLIAALSSATVVVEGELRSGSLITATHALECGRTVFAVPGRAGDPRAAGPHRLLREGAVLTETAQDILNELGWGDAPAAPTPDLPPEQARTYAALTTPATLDDLQAATGLALPDLQTALVMLQLLGLAEEVGGRWTRR, from the coding sequence GTGACCCTCACGACCGATCAGGCCGAACTGCACGCGCTGCTCACCCTGCGCTTCACGCCCGGCCTGGGTCCCCGGCGGACCGAGAACCTGCGGCGGCACTTCGGCAGCGCGGAGGCGGCCCTGAAAGCCCCGCTCACCGCCCTGCGGGACGTGCCGGGTCTGGACAGCAGATCGGTGGCGGGGATCGGCACGGCCAAACCGCGCGAGCAGGCGGAAGCCGAACTCGGCAAGGCGCGGCAGGAGGGCGTCACGCTGCTCGGACGCGGCCTCCCCGGCTATCCCCCCGCCCTCGAAGCCCTGGACGACCCGCCCCCGGTGCTCTGGGTCCAGGGTAACCTCCCCGACCTGGCGGTCGTGCCGCGTGCGGTCGGGATCGTGGGCACGCGCGGGGCCAGTCCCCACGCCCTCAGCCTGACGCGGACGCTGGCGGCGGACCTGGCGCGGGCCGGGGTGGTCGTCGTCAGCGGCCTGGCACGGGGCGTGGACACCGCCGCCCACGAGGCGAGCGTGGAGGCCGGAGGCGTCAGCGTGGGGGTACTGGGCAGCGCCGTGAACGTCATCTACCCCGGCGAGAATGTCGGCCTCGCGCGCCGCCTGACCCTGGTCAGCGAGTATCCGCTGGGCACCGGCCCCGCGCAGCATCACTTCCCGACGCGCAACCGCCTGATCGCGGCCCTCTCGTCGGCCACGGTGGTCGTGGAAGGCGAGCTGAGAAGCGGGAGCCTCATCACGGCCACGCACGCGCTCGAATGCGGCCGCACCGTCTTTGCCGTGCCGGGCCGCGCCGGGGACCCCCGCGCCGCCGGGCCGCACCGCCTGCTGCGCGAGGGCGCCGTGCTGACCGAGACGGCGCAGGACATCCTGAACGAGCTGGGCTGGGGAGACGCGCCCGCCGCGCCCACCCCCGACCTTCCCCCCGAGCAGGCCCGCACCTACGCCGCCCTGACCACGCCCGCCACCCTGGATGACCTGCAAGCGGCGACCGGCCTCGCGCTGCCTGACCTCCAGACCGCGCTGGTGATGTTGCAGCTCCTGGGGCTGGCGGAGGAGGTCGGCGGACGCTGGACGCGGCGGTAG
- a CDS encoding SDR family oxidoreductase: protein MTERNLKGASLKVLVLGGTQFVGRHIVEALLGAGHRVSVLTRGRTPDELPGSVERLKGDRDEGKAGLAALEGRTWDACVDVSGYTPRQVRVSAELLRDAVQRYVFISTGSVYAEQHRHPIREDDPLLPEAAEDVTEVTGETYGPLKVTCERIVEEVYGERATILRPQIVAGPYDPTGRYTYWIDRVAAGGDFLAPGDGSDYVQVIDARDLARFVVTVLEEDIPGVFNLAGPRLSWREFVDVAREATGADARPVWVDADTLEAQDVGWRELPVWLPVDSEQGGLMDMSSERTRAAGLTLSDPLTTARDTRTWSAGRPQKTFLTREREAEVLAAREEQ, encoded by the coding sequence ATGACCGAGCGCAATTTGAAGGGGGCGAGCCTGAAGGTGCTGGTGCTGGGCGGAACGCAGTTCGTGGGACGGCACATCGTGGAGGCGCTGCTGGGAGCCGGGCACCGGGTCAGCGTGCTGACGCGCGGGCGCACGCCTGACGAACTGCCGGGGAGCGTGGAGCGCCTGAAAGGGGACCGCGACGAGGGGAAAGCGGGCCTTGCCGCCCTGGAGGGCCGCACCTGGGATGCCTGCGTGGACGTGAGCGGCTACACACCCCGGCAGGTGCGCGTGAGTGCCGAGCTGCTGCGGGACGCCGTCCAACGCTACGTCTTCATCAGCACCGGCAGCGTGTACGCCGAGCAGCACCGTCACCCCATCCGCGAGGACGACCCCCTGCTTCCGGAAGCCGCCGAGGACGTGACCGAGGTGACCGGTGAGACGTACGGGCCGCTCAAGGTCACCTGCGAGCGCATCGTGGAGGAGGTCTACGGCGAGCGGGCCACCATCCTGCGCCCGCAGATCGTGGCGGGGCCGTATGACCCGACCGGGCGTTACACGTACTGGATCGACCGCGTGGCCGCAGGTGGAGATTTCCTCGCCCCGGGCGACGGCTCGGACTACGTGCAGGTGATCGACGCCCGCGACCTCGCCCGCTTTGTCGTGACCGTGCTGGAGGAGGATATTCCCGGCGTGTTCAATCTGGCCGGGCCGCGCCTGAGCTGGCGCGAATTCGTTGATGTCGCGCGGGAAGCGACCGGAGCGGACGCCCGGCCTGTCTGGGTGGACGCGGACACGCTGGAAGCGCAGGACGTGGGCTGGCGCGAGCTGCCCGTCTGGTTGCCGGTGGACAGCGAGCAGGGTGGCCTGATGGACATGAGCAGCGAGCGGACGCGGGCGGCGGGCCTGACCCTCAGCGATCCGCTGACCACCGCGCGCGACACCCGGACCTGGAGTGCGGGCCGCCCCCAGAAAACCTTCCTGACCCGTGAGCGCGAGGCGGAGGTGCTGGCCGCGCGGGAAGAACAGTGA
- a CDS encoding mechanosensitive ion channel family protein produces MNTGLSLIWGRTVNIAHSVVAALPNVLLALVIFGLFWLLAQALKRLLRRVLLDTGQSANVARSLGRVLSGAVLTLGVLVAATVIFPGLNAATLLSTLGFGSVAIGFAFQDIFQNLLAGLLILITRPFHIGDQIISGDTEGTVEDIQIRATIVRTYDNRKVVIPNSELYTSRVTVNTAYDKRRMSVPLTLPYGPQVAKAREVIAKAVGSVEGVEQEPAPAVVITDLTSGGVAVNLWYWVAPPQRREVAVTTDEVLTAVNAALQDTGVNISPPQGVAVTLDPGQSKPLRVQVEGEAGPPPPTPSPQDRPRQE; encoded by the coding sequence ATGAACACCGGCCTGAGCCTGATCTGGGGGCGCACGGTCAACATCGCGCACAGCGTCGTTGCGGCGCTGCCGAACGTGCTGCTGGCACTGGTGATCTTCGGGCTGTTCTGGCTGCTGGCGCAGGCGCTCAAGCGGCTGCTGCGGCGGGTGCTGCTGGACACCGGACAGTCAGCCAACGTGGCGCGGTCCCTCGGGCGGGTGCTGAGCGGCGCCGTCCTCACGCTGGGGGTGCTGGTGGCCGCGACGGTCATCTTTCCCGGCCTGAATGCCGCCACGCTCCTCAGCACGCTGGGCTTCGGCAGCGTCGCCATCGGGTTCGCGTTTCAGGACATCTTCCAGAACCTGCTGGCGGGCCTGCTGATCCTGATCACGCGGCCCTTCCATATCGGGGACCAGATCATCAGCGGTGATACCGAGGGCACCGTGGAGGACATCCAGATTCGCGCGACCATCGTCCGCACCTACGACAACCGCAAGGTCGTGATTCCCAACAGCGAGCTCTACACCAGCCGCGTGACCGTCAACACCGCTTACGACAAACGGCGGATGAGCGTGCCCCTCACGTTGCCCTACGGCCCGCAGGTCGCCAAGGCGCGGGAGGTGATCGCGAAGGCGGTGGGCAGCGTGGAGGGCGTGGAGCAGGAACCGGCGCCCGCCGTCGTCATCACTGACCTCACCTCGGGCGGGGTGGCGGTCAACCTGTGGTACTGGGTGGCCCCGCCGCAGCGCCGGGAAGTGGCCGTCACGACCGACGAGGTGCTGACAGCGGTGAATGCCGCCCTGCAAGACACGGGGGTGAACATCAGCCCGCCGCAGGGCGTGGCCGTCACCCTGGACCCGGGGCAGAGCAAGCCGCTGCGCGTGCAGGTGGAGGGTGAGGCAGGCCCGCCGCCGCCCACCCCCTCGCCGCAGGACAGGCCCCGGCAGGAATGA